In Uloborus diversus isolate 005 unplaced genomic scaffold, Udiv.v.3.1 scaffold_1396, whole genome shotgun sequence, the following are encoded in one genomic region:
- the LOC129232772 gene encoding LOW QUALITY PROTEIN: anaphase-promoting complex subunit 1-like (The sequence of the model RefSeq protein was modified relative to this genomic sequence to represent the inferred CDS: inserted 5 bases in 4 codons; deleted 1 base in 1 codon): MITAGEPQEFIPLGRDHLKIHPGDVHLPTQHVPTTPAASSQNLTRDLLKALRGVSLKDQSKEQWFLRGNPDDDGEEEFYXNGKTVVWSKGNGHGVRKVHKSFTVENIIQQVLWTEFRIRSCKPRITDAVIEMEDPEHEVLSGVCIXEGSTLSVFSXSGEDFIVSTPFQVLRAWSSKHGIIFERNTTPDGNFNQSKLSKPDNLPVIFSMMHPLDDIAPVIGRNIVSGSVKQISYFCDPSDEIVFCTPSPSLIMTYNKAGYHSVWRVRTTTFQEAEYACTKLEMDSTNHTRTPVTKESSLLSRXTMVSHTPTMTISTPFHSYPSSRTASPSVIQSRSSNTSASSLTHMATLSRSHPPSLNSSITHPQSFTPHRALNFQIPASPGSCSGVCKFMEPLAPDICFDHEWSESKSSSHSEKASKAFLSMDITGHNFLCYFLKQQQSLQLVKFEETNDDSQWIFGTISYIPALDAEPIPDLNLILTVDANYTLSLYTGLTKISKVHVADIFGPNCDVPPSQNYIPPTCFATPRRNSLVSSTRPPSALSTRFGDEVQMLSPVPSVAENPSSKTVLSDELSFLHVGPVRSVRDAVKNRVTLETSVGYYRLQIPEVATSKIVLKCLQALKHVLPRDIYTQVFVKWYSQRNAPGPCDMNSELELNSFLMCLLNTIGFDVEGIVLGSFMKENTAAPQVKKQKTHEGGCDDDWSHVLSSNLHRQMLDLKLISSSCSNGSVTSDNSPSFNVSAVLFPYIAHLLFALHLVYEDCKLDVLLWNDLAQLCSFLCELARELREYRFLDLYWKDFPNLFCSLSKKPALPE; encoded by the exons ATGATTACTGCAGGAGAGCCCCAGGAATTTATTCCATTAGGAAGAGACCACCTGAAAATTCACCCTGGGGATGTACACCTGCCAACTCAACATGTTCCTACTACACCTGCAGCCAGTAGCCAAAATCTCACCAGGGATTTACTTAAAGCTCTGCGAGGAGTATCATTAAAAGATCAATCAAAg GAACAGTGGTTTTTGAGAGGAAATCCTGATGATGACGGAGAGGAAGAATTTT ATAATGGTAAAACAGTTGTATGGAGTAAAGGCAATGGTCATGGAGTTCGAAAAGTTCATAAGTCATTTACGGTGGAGAATATTAtacaacag gTTTTATGGACAGAATTTAGAATTCGTAGCTGCAAGCCAAGAATAACTGATGCTGTAATAGAAATGGAAGACCCTg agcATGAAGTGCTTTCTGGAGTTTGTA TGGAAGGTTCAACATTATCTGTATTTT AGAGTGGTGAAGATTTCATTGTCTCCACTCCGTTTCAG GTTCTTAGGGCTTGGTCTTCTAAACATGGAATTATATTTGAACGCAATACTACACCTGATGGAAATTTTAACCAGTCAAAATT aagCAAGCCAGACAATTTGCCAGTAATTTTTAGCATGATGCATCCTCTTGATGACATTGCTCCTGTCATAGGAAGAAATATTGTTTCAGGTTCAGTAAAACAAATTAGCTATTTCTGTGATCCTTCAGATGAAATTGTATTCTGTACGCCTTCACCTTCCCTTATTATGACATACAACAAGGCTGGATACCATTCAGTATGGAGAGTTCGTACAACAACATTTCAG gaGGCAGAATATGCTTGTACAAAATTAGAAATGGATTCAACTAACCATACTCGAACGCCAGTAACAAAAGAATCATCTTTGTTATCAAG TACAATGGTCTCTCATACTCCAACAATGACCATTAGCACTCCTTTTCACAGCTATCCTTCCAGCCGCACAGCTTCTCCATCTGTGATACAGTCTCGTTCTTCAAATACATCAGCATCTAGTCTTACACATATGGCTACTTTAAG ccGATCTCATCCCCCATCTTTGAATAGTAGTATAACTCATCCACAAAGTTTTACACCTCATCGAGCTTTGAATTTCCAAATTCCTGCATCACCTGGGAGTTGTAGTGGAGTCTGTAAATTTATGGAACCTTTAGCACCAGATATATGCTTTGATCACGAATGGTCAGAGAGCAAGAG TTCAAGTCATTCTGAAAAAGCTTCAAAAGCCTTTTTGTCAATGGACATAACAGGACATAACTTCCTTTGCTACTTTCTGAAGCAACAACAATCTTTACA GTtagtaaaatttgaagaaacaaaTGATGACAGCCAATGGATCTTTGGAACAATTAGTTACATACCAGCACTTGATGCTGAACCTATCCCTGATTTGAATCTCATTCTTACTGTGGATGCTAACTATACATTATCATTATATACTGGTCTCACAAAG atttctaAAGTTCATGTTGCTGATATTTTTGGTCCAAACTGTGATGTTCCACCTTCTCAAAATTACATTCCACCCACATGTTTTGCAACCCCTAGAAGAAATAGTCTTGTTTCTTCAACCCGACCCCCTAGTGCT CTTAGTACCAGATTTGGAGATGAA GTTCAAATGTTATCACCAGTACCTTCAGTTGCAGAAAATCCTTCATCTAAAACTGTTTTGAGTGATGAATTGTCATTCCTTCATGTGGGCCCTGTTAGAAGTGTTCGAGATGCTGTCAAGAATCGAGTGACATTA GAAACATCAGTAGGTTATTATAGGTTACAAATACCTGAAGTTGCGACTTCAAAAATTG ttttgaaatgccTTCAAGCCTTAAAGCATGTCTTGCCCAGGGATATCTATACACAAGTGTTTGTGAAATGGTATTCTCAAAGGAATGCTCCTGGTCCTTGCGATATGAATTCAGAGCTGGAATTGAATTCCTTTCTAATGTGCTTGCTAAACACCATAGGTTTTGATGTGGAAGGAATTGTCCTTGGcagttttatgaaagaaaatacaGCAGCACCTCAAGTGAAAAAACAAAAGACGCATGAAGGAGGGTGTGATGAT GATTGGTCGCATGTATTGTCAAGTAATTTGCACAGGCAAATGTTGGATTTGAAACTCATAAGTAGTAGTTGCAGCAATGGGTCTGTTACTTCTGACAACTCTCCAAGTTTCAATGTATCTGCAGTTCTTTTCCCATACATAGCCCATCTACTTTTTGCTCTTCATTTAGTGTATGAG GATTGCAAATTGGATGTACTATTGTGGAATGATCTTGCTCAGCTATGCAGCTTTCTTTGTGAGTTAGCCAG AGAACTTAGAGAATATAGATTTTTGGATCTTTACTGGAAGGATTTTCCAAATCTCTTTTGTTCTTTAAGCAAGAAGCCTGCTCTACCTGAAG